The sequence gttggggtgcaggtcagggtgtggggtctgggagggagttagggtgtgggagggtgttacgacctggggcagggagtttggggtgcaggttccagccgagcagcgcttacctcaggtggttTCTGGTCGGTGGCGCAATAGGACTAAGGGAGGCTCTGCCCTGGatctgtgctgctcccagaagtggccggcatgtccagcccctggcagaggggtcagggggctctgtgcatgccgctgcccccacagcacccattggccgcggttcctagccaatgggagctgcggagccggtgctGGGGGCatgggcagtgcgcagagcttcCCTGATGGCCCCAGCGCCATGGGGCTGCAGGGCCATGCCGggtcacttctgggagctgtgcagagctgacCGGACCTTTAACGGCCTGGCAACCCCAGCTTCCCTCCTGCAGCGGGGCAAGCCGGTGCTcgtggctccagccctgggggggGATGGGGCGCAGAGCTCGGGGCTTCCAGCCTGCGGCACGGAGAGTTGccataggttccccacccctgcggTAGCATGTTAACACTGATGCTTTTACGTGGGGAGCTGTTGGCATAGTGTGCACTCAACCAGGGTAGCAAAGTCACATCTGGGCACCTGCTCTAATGTGTCTTCTCTTCCACCCCGCCCTCGCTCTGGTCCAGGGAGATGGCAGCCCGGTGGGCCGTGCTGGGGCTGTTGGCTGCCTGCCTGGCCAGTGCTGCGAAGGAATCGGTGCTGAACATGTGCATGGATGCCAAGCACCACAAAACCCAGCCAGGCCCGGAGGGGGCGCTGCATGGCCAGGTAAGGCAGTGCTGGCCCAGTGACACACGTCAGGCTGATGCCACGCCCCTTGGGGCGCTGGGTGACGAATAACTGAGTCACCAGGACCTGTCGTCCCTTCCAGTGCAGGCTTGTTCCTTCCCACTCGGGACTGGTGGCTTAGCAGACGGTGCCTGGGGGAGCCAAGTGTGCTAGGGGGAATGTGTTTGCAATGCACCAAGACTGTTTTCACGGGGCCGGGCTCTGTGGCCCTCTCCCATAGGGCTAGTCTCGCGAGGTGACTCCTGGAtgggctgcaggatctggccctcactGACACTGTCCGATTGGGCgtgccttccccccacctctttccccaaaCCTTGCAGCGTTGGACCTGGCTGTCTTGCGGTAGCAAAACCAGCCCACGCAAACCAGGCAACAGGGGCCACTTTGTCCTTCTGAAACCAAGCCCACCCCTTGCTGATCCCGCAGGGTGAGCAGCATGAGCGGACCCACCCGTCACACTCCCTGTATCCTAGGCGTGGACCCCCCGTTCGTTGGTTgcgtgaagtgctttgagagcctcaggcagaagggcAAAATGCTATCCCCACCATGGGCCTGGCCTCTGCAGGAGCAGTCCCGCCGTGCAGCACTGGAGGCCGGTGATGCTGCTGCATCCACAGCATCCTGTCTGCCCCCCGGGCGCGAGCGGCCAGAGTCCCCTGCGCACCCGTCCCTTGCTGTGTTCACAGTGTGTCCCGTGGAAAGACAACGCCTGCTGCACGGCCAACACCAGCATGGAGGCTCACCAGGACCAGTCCTACCTGTACAGCTTCAACTGGGACCACTGCGGGGTGATGCCAGACAAGTGCAAGCAGCACTTCATCCAGGACACGTGTCTGTACGAGTGCTCGCCCAACCTGGGGCCCTGGATCCACCAGgtcagggggcgctgggctgggcgCTGCGGGCGGGAGAGCAGGCTGGCTTGGTGCATGTGCTCACGGCTCCCTCTAGTGGCGGGTCCCAGTGACTCACAGCGGGCTGCTTAGAGGAGTCACTCTTTCAGCTCAAGCAGTAGAGACATGTGCTTGCAGTGCTGAAGGTCCCGGGTTCAATTCCCCCTGACAATTAGTGACCCTGTATCCAGCTGGGGCCCATTGCATGAGGGTAGGACAATCTCCTCCAAAGGCTCCTGGGGGCAGGTGGCTGCCATGAAGAAAACCTCCCTTGTGTTTTATGGACCTCTCGGGTCCCACCAGTACAGTTGCGCTCCAGGACTCCAACAGGCTGCCTCTGTCCCGGCGTGATGGGGCTCGTACTGGGTGCATGGGGGGGATGCAGTCTTAGAGATTGCATTGACTTGGCTTCTtccaaacccctggctgggagcagaggaGCTCTGCTGGACACCGAGCTGGGGTGCTCTGCACGGGATCCCCGTTGGACTGTGGGTGCTGCAGCTCAGGTGTGCGGGGAGGCTGCTGTGAGGCTCTCCCGTCCCCTGGGGCCTGGGCCTGGTTCTGCTGGGACGCGCACTGGCTCCGTGCAGTGGTGCTATatcgggggggggtgggggagagcatgTGTGTaacccctgctccctggggcggCTTGGGGGTGACTGTTGCCCCCTGGGCGCCCAGAGCTGCCCCCTGATGCTCACAGCCCCGGGTCCTGGCAGGCGGATACCAGCTGGCGCCGGGAGAGGATCCTCAACGTCCCGCTGTGCAAGGAGGACTGCGAGCAGTGGTGGGAGGACTGCAAGGACGCCGTCACCTGCAAAGAGAACTGGCACAAGGGCTGGAACTGGACCTCGGGTCAGTGAGCGGCTAAGAGCCAACCCACCCCACGCAGAgcgcctagggttgccaggcatctggttttcgacccTAATGCCAGGTTGAAAAGGGCCCCGGTGGCTCCAGTCAGTACCgccgaccgggccgttaaaagtacggtcgatggggcagtgggggcctggggctaaggcaggctccctacctgccccaGTTCCAcacactcccggaagcagctgccaggtccctgtggccccgAGGCACATGGGCTGCCCATGCCCTGAGTGCTGGcagcgcagctcccattggccgtgaacTGCgaccaatgagagctgcgggggtggctCCTGCAGGCGcgagggcagcgcgcggagctTCCCTGTCTGCCCATGAGCcgcggggctgcagggacctggcggccacttcctgggagccaggGAAAGCACCACCAGGACCCtgtgcccctcccacaccccaacccccttccccagcctagagtcccctccctcacccacattCCTCCCGGactcttcccacaccccaacctctcagccccagcctagagccccctcctgtaccccaaacccctcatccccagcctcaccccagaacccgcactcccctcccacaccccaacccctcagccccagcctagagccccctcctgtaccccaaacccctcatccccagcctcaccccagaacccgcactcccctcccacaccccaacccctcagccccagcctagagccccctcctgtaccccaaacccctcatccccagcc is a genomic window of Lepidochelys kempii isolate rLepKem1 chromosome 1, rLepKem1.hap2, whole genome shotgun sequence containing:
- the LOC140907495 gene encoding folate receptor alpha-like translates to MAARWAVLGLLAACLASAAKESVLNMCMDAKHHKTQPGPEGALHGQCVPWKDNACCTANTSMEAHQDQSYLYSFNWDHCGVMPDKCKQHFIQDTCLYECSPNLGPWIHQADTSWRRERILNVPLCKEDCEQWWEDCKDAVTCKENWHKGWNWTSGTNQCPRGFMCQPFKYVFPRPADLCEKIWSNSYKYTLEHRGGGRCIQMWFDPANGNPNVAVAKYYAQNGRDASPAPWAVLLLLPPALLSLL